A stretch of the Meles meles chromosome 19, mMelMel3.1 paternal haplotype, whole genome shotgun sequence genome encodes the following:
- the LOC123931869 gene encoding cytochrome P450 2S1 → METPGTWALLLVLLLVLLLTLALPRTRGHLPPGPTPLPLLGNLLQLRPGALYPGLLRLSKKYGPVFTVYLGPWRRVVVLVGHEAVQEALEGQAEEFSGRGMLATLDGTFDGHGVFFSNGERWRQLRRCTMLALRDLGMGKREGEELIQAEARCLVEAFQGMEGRPFDPSLLLAQATSNIICSLTFGLRFPYEDEDFQALVRAAGGTVLGVSSPWGQAYEMFSWLLKRLPGPHTQLLGHLSILATFAVQQVQRHKESLDSSAPPCDVVDAFLLKMAKEEHDPSTELTDKNLLMTVIYLLFAGTVTVSTTVRYTLLLLLKYPRVQERVREELIRELGAGGAPSLGDRARLPYTDAVLHEAQRLLALVPMGVPRALTRTTCFRGYTLPQGTEVFPLLGSVLCDPEVFEQPEEFNPDRFLDADGRFQKQEAFLPFSLGKRVCLGEGLARAELFLLFTTLLQAFSLDSPGPPGALSLQPAVSGLFNIPPAFQLQVRPH, encoded by the exons ATGGAGACGCCCGGCACCTGGgcgctgctgctggtgctgctgctggtgctgctgctgacgCTGGCGCTGCCCCGAACCCGAGGCCACCTGCCCCCCGGGCCcacgccgctgccgctgctgggGAACCTCTTGCAGCTCCGGCCCGGGGCGCTGTACCCGGGGCTCTTGCGG CTGAGTAAGAAGTATGGACCCGTGTTCACCGTGTACCTGGGACCCTGGCGGCGCGTGGTGGTCCTGGTGGGGCACGAGGCTGTGCAGGAGGCCCTGGAAGGTCAGGCTGAGGAGTTCAGTGGGCGGGGCATGTTGGCGACACTGGACGGGACCTTTGATGGCCACG GGGTTTTCTTTTCCAATGGGGAGCGGTGGCGGCAGCTGCGGAGATGCACCATGCTGGCCCTGCGGGACCTGGGCATGGGGAAGCGAGAAGGCGAGGAGCTGATCCAGGCGGAGGCCCGGTGTCTGGTGGAGGCATTCCAGGGCATGGAAG GACGGCCATTTGACCCCTCCCTACTGCTGGCTCAGGCCACTTCCAACATCATCTGCTCCCTCACCTTTGGCCTCCGCTTCCCCTACGAGGACGAGGACTTCCAGGCCCTGGTCCGGGCGGCTGGTGGCACTGTGCTGGGGGTCAGCTCCCCGTGGGGCCAG GCCTACGAGATGTTCTCCTGGCTCCTGAAGCGCCTGCCGGGCCCCCACACACAGCTCCTGGGCCACCTGAGCATCCTGGCCACCTTCGCCGTCCAGCAGGTGCAGCGACACAAGGAGAGCCTGGACAGCTCAGCCCCACCGTGCGATGTGGTGGATGCATTCCTGCTGAAGATGGCAAAG GAGGAGCATGACCCAAGCACAGAACTGACTGACAAGAACTTGCTGATGACAGTCATTTATCTGCTGTTCGCCGGGACGGTCACGGTCAGCACCACCGTCCGCTATACCCTCTTGCTTCTGCTGAAGTACCCTCGGGTCCAAG AGCGTGTGCGGGAGGAGCTGATCCGGGAGCTGGGGGCCGGCGGCGCCCCAAGCCTCGGGGACCGAGCCCGCCTCCCCTATACCGATGCCGTTTTGCACGAGGCGCAGCGGCTGCTGGCTCTGGTGCCCATGGGAGTGCCCCGTGCCCTTACAAGGACCACCTGCTTCAGAGGATACACCCTGCCCCAG GGCACTGAGGTCTTCCCCCTCCTCGGCTCTGTCCTGTGTGATCCTGAGGTCTTTGAACAGCCAGAGGAATTCAACCCAGACCGATTCCTAGACGCGGATGGACGGTTCCAGAAGCAGGAggcattcttgcccttctccttAG GTAAGCGTGTCTGCCTCGGGGAGGGCCTGGCGCGGGCAgagctcttcctcctcttcaccACCCTCCTGCAGGCCTTCTCCCTGGACAGCCCGGGCCCGCCGGGGGCCCTGAGCCTCCAGCCAGCTGTCAGCGGCCTTTTCAACATCCCCCCAGCCTTCCAGCTGCAAGTCCGGCCCCACTAA